From Argopecten irradians isolate NY chromosome 3, Ai_NY, whole genome shotgun sequence:
AACATTTGTTCGTGTTGTCCAtgaaatatacagtatacatatacatgttaagaacgctttaaaatcatcaaaacacaTTGATTACAAAACTCATTTCTGCCATTCGAAATCGTAATATCTTTtctcgggggggggggggagaccCCTGGACCCGTAAAACAAcacgcaaattcatcaaaatacatcgtaaaactcatctcagccattctaaatcgtttttttttttccagggGGAGAACCCAGGTTCcgcaaaacaacaaaatctcacgccttcatcaaatacattgtaaaactcatctcagccattctaaatcgcaAAATTTGTTTCCGGAGaagacccccgaaccccccaaacaccaaaatctcgcgccttcggcgctcgcaatttaaaaaaaatgaatcttAAAagtcatctcagccattctaaatctattttttcccgggggagaaacaccaaaatcttacgccgaaataaacaaaatacatcgtaaaactctcCTTAGTAATTCTAAATCGTAACATTTTTCCAGTTGATACCtcggacccccccccccccccccaatctCTCATGCttatttgcgtattcattaatttcctgttagcgacgccactgtctatagatgtgaacaaggattatatgtaatgatatatgtaaaaagtatatcaagtatctcctgtgggtgcgggggaTGGTAGTGgtagaggggggggggggggggggggttacgaaatattgaggaccttcccccctccccccaccccaccccccattacgtttcatcttcctacgccactaaAGGACATATATTATcgatttaatttgatttaatttgacCAAAAATtcgtattaatatatataacttgtGGGGATTACTGATAATCCGTCAATTGTAAGCTTATTATTCTGAAGTTCTTTCTTGTCTAAACATGAATTGTCGACTCAGTACTATACTATATGAAATTTTGGAGTAACCCCCCTTTGGTCACGCGATTGGGGGCGCAGTGGTGCCGGAAGTTATCTGGAAAACATGACAGGAGGAATGATAGCAGAAGGGTTTGATGTCTTCATCGATTTAATGAATCAGTAAGAAGTCTACCTATCATCACAATGAGTCGCATACAGAGGCTGAACGACTGGGTAATGGATGTCATTGACACCATACAACCATACCTCGTCGAAGTTGCATATTTCACTTTTTTTCTCTCACGACACATGACTTTACCATTATTCCAAGAATATGTTCAAtctgaaatatataaacaacatgGCCTAAACAACACAGTAGTTGACCACGAAGAAATATACTTCCCACCTGAAGACGAAAACAAGCCTGGGCCATATTACGAGGCTCACAAAGAGAGTATTTTGGCAGTGTTGGGGTTACAAATGGCAGAAGGCCTCCCATCCGTGGTAACTGTGATCATATTAGGGGCACTCAGTGATAGATCAGGCAAGAGAAAAATGTTACTATGGGTACCGGCGTTTGGTAGTCTGTTATACTCACTGATCTACATACTGATCCTTTACACCAGTTGGACCATTGATGGTCTTTTCATGGCCTCAGCTTTGCGGGGTCTTAGTGGAAGTATGACTGCATTTTATGCTGGTGGTACCTTCTTTGCAATAAATTCTGTTGAGCCAGAAAAAAGGGCTTGGCGTTTAGCGCTGCAGGAATTTCTGAATGGTGCGGCTTATGCAATTGCAAACATTATGGCTGGATTCTGGGTGAAAGATTGGGGATTTCTTCAGCCATTTTGGTTCACAGTGATTTGCAGTGCAATAGCGTTTCTGATCTCATTCTTTCTTGTTAAGGAAGTGAAGATTCCAGAAAACATTCAAAACACTCGGAACTATACAAGTGAAAATTGCTGCATTGATACCTTCAAGCCAATGGGGAAGTTTTTCCGATGTACCAATCGTAAGATGGTGAAAGTTTGGCTTGCAATTCTTGCTTTCCAGACCTACGCAATTGTCCACATTGGACAGATAAATACTCTAGTTCTGTACCTACGT
This genomic window contains:
- the LOC138319239 gene encoding lysosomal proton-coupled steroid conjugate and bile acid symporter SLC46A3-like, whose amino-acid sequence is MSRIQRLNDWVMDVIDTIQPYLVEVAYFTFFLSRHMTLPLFQEYVQSEIYKQHGLNNTVVDHEEIYFPPEDENKPGPYYEAHKESILAVLGLQMAEGLPSVVTVIILGALSDRSGKRKMLLWVPAFGSLLYSLIYILILYTSWTIDGLFMASALRGLSGSMTAFYAGGTFFAINSVEPEKRAWRLALQEFLNGAAYAIANIMAGFWVKDWGFLQPFWFTVICSAIAFLISFFLVKEVKIPENIQNTRNYTSENCCIDTFKPMGKFFRCTNRKMVKVWLAILAFQTYAIVHIGQINTLVLYLRGPPYGWPTARIGMFLSVIMAVAAIGTVSTPPVLKLILSDTSITFAGLFSKAIGTLWVAVVKNETVLYFSILLLVLELLPFPMLRSIVANGIDTPDQGSLFALMHCGESISYFLAPLMFQAMYAGTLHYFAGFVFVISVLFLILPVAFTIGIRYLDLNQPSEYEPMDGDTEMTGGGGDQSLESEQQPALQDSIQQSEQQPISIISATEQRV